Below is a genomic region from Paenibacillus rhizovicinus.
CGAGATGGAGAGGAAACAGTTTGAATTAGGCGATATTGTTCAAATGAAAAAGCAGCATCCCTGCGGCACGAATGAAATGGAGATCATCCGTATGGGGATGGACATTCGCATTAAATGCGTTGGCTGCAAGCATAGTGTGCTTATCCCGCGCGCGAAGTTCGAGAAAAACTTGAAAAAAGTACTGCGATCCGCCGCCGAAAAGCAGCCAAATGAGGGAGAAGGGCATTCATCTTCACCATCCTAAAAAAAACGAAAAAAAAGGCTTGCATTGGGACGAGCCTCGTGATAAGATAATCCTTGCTGACTGACAAACACACATGGAGAGGTACCCAAGAGGCCCAAGGGGGCTGACTCGAAATCAGCTAGGCGTGTCACAGCGTGCGTGGGTTCGAATCCCACCCTCTCCGCCATAACCCTTAAATCGAAGCGATCCTAACGGATCGCTTTTTTTGTTGTCTAAAATAGACAACTCCAATTAAAATGGCGATATCTTCCCCAACGTCGGAGAGGATTTGCAGATGAATGAAACGGCGGCTTGCCGGATGGTGAAGCGGTTCGAGACG
It encodes:
- a CDS encoding DUF951 domain-containing protein produces the protein MERKQFELGDIVQMKKQHPCGTNEMEIIRMGMDIRIKCVGCKHSVLIPRAKFEKNLKKVLRSAAEKQPNEGEGHSSSPS